From Triticum aestivum cultivar Chinese Spring chromosome 4A, IWGSC CS RefSeq v2.1, whole genome shotgun sequence, a single genomic window includes:
- the LOC123088591 gene encoding NAC domain-containing protein 7, producing the protein MGSNTQPQVPPGFRFHPTDEELVDYYLRKKVASRRIDLNVIKDVDLYKIEPWDLQEKCRIGPEEEQSDWYFFSHKDKKYPTGTRTNRATAAGFWKATGRDKPIYAKHCLVGMRKTLVYYKGRAPNGQKSDWIMHEYRLETNENGPPQEEGWVVCRVFKKRLPTTRRDLDHDAPCWYVDDDGPFMHDLNSPMRGMPPHHSMALQEQHLQMLNSTYKRELKLQYQMPNHHHVLNTIPHELESPSSFHSLLVSPDDHQINVHHAQHHHVQLIDHAVDDQAATDWRVLDKFVASQLSNDAAKGVDYAHEGDILQLNEKAQELVTDYASTSTSSSQVDPWK; encoded by the exons atgggcagcaacacacagccgcAGGTCCCTCCGGGTTTTCGGTTCCATCCGACTGACGAGGAGCTCGTGGACTACTACCTCCGCAAGAAGGTGGCGTCCAGAAGGATCGACCTAAACGTCATCAAGGATGTTGATCTCTACAAGATAGAGCCATGGGATCTCCAAG AGAAATGCAGGATAGGGCCTGAGGAGGAGCAGAGCGACTGGTACTTCTTCAGCCACAAGGACAAGAAGTACCCGACGGGGACTCGGACGAACCGCGCGACAGCGGCGGGGTTCtggaaggcgacagggagggacAAGCCCATCTATGCAAAGCACTGCCTGGTTGGCATGAGGAAGACCCTGGTGTATTACAAGGGTAGAGCTCCCAATGGCCAGAAATCCGATTGGATCATGCATGAGTACCGCCTCGAGACCAATGAGAATGGCCCTCCACAG GAGGAAGGGTGGGTAGTATGCAGGGTGTTCAAGAAGAGATTACCCACAACAAGAAGAGATTTAGACcatgatgcaccatgctggtacgtCGACGATGATGGGCCCTTCATGCATGACCTCAACTCTCCGATGAGAGGGATGCCGCCTCACCACAGCATGGCGCTGCAAGAACAACACCTCCAGATGCTCAACAGCACCTATAAGAGGGAGCTGAAGCTGCAATACCAAATGCCAAACCACCATCATGTTCTCAACACCATTCCTCACGAGCTAGAGAGCCCTTCTTCCTTCCATTCTCTTTTGGTATCGCCAGACGATCACCAGATCAATGTGCACCATGCCCAGCACCACCATGTTCAACTTATTGACCATGCCGTCGACGACCAAGCTGCCACTGACTGGAGAGTTCTGGACAAGTTCGTCGCGTCTCAGCTTAGTAATGATGCAGCCAAGGGTGTCGATTATGCTCATGAAGGAGACATTCTTCAGCTCAACGAGAAGGCGCAAGAGTTGGTAACTGATTACGCGTCGACCTCAACATCGAGCAGTCAAGTTGATCCATGGAAGTGA